The following are encoded together in the Anopheles nili chromosome 3, idAnoNiliSN_F5_01, whole genome shotgun sequence genome:
- the LOC128722576 gene encoding uncharacterized protein LOC128722576 — MATFSSFSGSNGFLGLPLSTKPARLWSELLSLPTPPEPQPAVVTLVPGNKCDRPCTTDGVPLTCHFHWRLENFATMGSSCGHCRLGNRTHCFHRQCITANGMERGVVTINRRIPGPAMHVCKRDTIVVDVENELEGLGSSIHWHGFHQKASPWMDGVPMVTQCPIAQGTTFRYRFQAVEAGTQFYHSHAGFQKANGHYGMVVVRDPNDLNGDHYDYDLSEHRIIIADWTLDMVEKWVPGIQTASMRVDSILINGRGRYFNETTGTRTDAPLTVYQVEYGKRYRFRLISSGSQYCPFQLQIQNHRMLIISTDGGTVQPQHTVDTLVSISGERYDFVLTADQPPGNYWVRVRGIGFCDPMRVEDFAILSYRTPDTTTSADEGLTVEQSLAYPTEPLPAYDEPFPQGVILNHQTAPCYTPGDPYLCAADLESYEVFRDDDLIDAVPDRTFYLSFYVIEANNSVLFSERGFSHFATVRDGFNTIGATNMISFVPPSFPLLIQPELIVDENAQFCNVSHLPDQCTNDHERLCFCTHRLKVQHNDIVEIVLYDSAKVHQAFYHPFHLHGHRFIVTDSGRFPDGIITDQTAYLRGLHTERRPNAHSPPYKDTMSIPNRGYVRIRFRADNPGFWLVHCHFEWHLANGMGLVVQIGEPEQMLKPPADFPRCGSYQPPLEDIERFKAKKRGSKTFAKTDDETKHMIV; from the exons ATGGCcactttttcgtccttttccgggAGCAATGGCTTTTTAGGGCTTCCACTATCCACCAAGCCGG CCCGCTTGTGGTCTGAGCTGTTATCACTCCCGACTCCACCCGAGCCACAACCGGCCGTGGTCACACTCGTTCCAGGAAACAAATGTGATCGACCCTGCACCACGGATGGCGTCCCACTCACGTGCCATTTTCACTGGAGGCTGGAAAACTTTGCCACCATGGGATC GTCCTGTGGGCACTGTCGACTCGGAAACCGGACGCACTGTTTCCACCGGCAGTGCATCACAGCGAACGGGATGGAACGTGGCGTTGTCACCATCAACCGGCGTATCCCAGGTCCAGCGATGCACGTGTGCAAACGCGACACCATCGTGGTGGACGTGGAAAACGAACTCGAGGGTCTCGGATCGTCGATCCACTGGCACGGGTTTCATCAGAAAGCGAGCCCGTGGATGGACGGTGTGCCGATGGTAACGCAGTGCCCGATCGCTCAGGGTACAACCTTCCGGTATCGGTTCCAGGCCGTGGAAGCTGGCACACAGTTTTACCACTCACACGCGG GCTTTCAGAAAGCGAACGGCCACTACGGCATGGTGGTCGTACGAGATCCGAACGACCTCAACGGGGACCACTATGATTACGATCTGTCCGAGCACCGGATCATCATCGCGGACTGGACACTTGACATGGTCGAAAAGTGGGTCCCGGGCATCCAGACCGCCTCGATGCGCGTCGATTCCATCCTCATCAATGGCCGCGGGCGGTACTTTAAT GAAACGACCGGCACCAGGACGGACGCCCCGCTGACGGTGTATCAGGTGGAGTACGGCAAACGGTACCGCTTCCGGTTGATCAGCAGCGGCAGCCAGTACTGTCCGTTTCAGCTGCAG ATTCAAAATCACCGCATGCTGATCATCTCCACGGATGGTGGAACGGTGCAACCTCAGCATACCGTCGACACGCTGGTGTCCATTTCCGGTGAACGGTATGACTTCGTCCTGACGGCGGATCAACCACCGG GCAACTATTGGGTGCGAGTGCGTGGCATCGGTTTCTGTGATCCGATGCGCGTCGAGGACTTTGCCATCCTGTCGTATCGCACACCGGACACGACCACTTCCGCCGACGAAGGCTTAACGGTGGAGCAATCGCTGGCCTACCCGACGGAACCGCTGCCCGCGTACGATGAGCCGTTTCCACAGGGCGTCATACTAAACCATCAAACAGCGCCCTGCTACACGCCCGGGGATCCGTACCTTTGCGCGGCGGATCTCGAATCGTACGAGGTTTTCCGCGACGATGACCTTATCGATGCCGTCCCGGATCGAACGTTTTACCTCAGCTTCTACGTCATTGAGGCGAACAACAGTGTGCTGTTCTCGGAACGAGGCTTTAGCCACTTCGCAA CCGTTCGGGATGGCTTCAACACGATCGGAGCAACAAACATGATCAGCTTCGTGCCACCCTCGTTCCCACTGCTGATCCAACCCGAGCTGATAGTGGACGAAAACGCACAGTTCTGCAATGTTAGTCACCTACCGGACCAGTGCACCAACGACCACGAGCGGCTCTGCTTTTGCACTCATCGTCTGAAGGTTCAACACAACGACATCGTCGAGATCGTGCTATACGACTCGGCCAAGG TGCACCAGGCATTCTACCATCCGTTTCATCTGCACGGCCATCGATTCATCGTGACCGATTCAGGACGCTTCCCGGATGGCATCATCACAGACCAGACGGCGTACCTGCGAGGACTTCACACGGAGCGACGCCCAAACGCTCACTCACCCCCGTACAAGGACACGATGTCGATCCCGAACCGGGGCTACGTCAGGATACGGTTCCGTGCGGACAACCCGG GGTTCTGGCTCGTACACTGTCACTTCGAATGGCACCTTGCCAACGGGATGGGCCTTGTGGTGCAGATTGGTGAACCGGAGCAGATGCTCAAGCCACCGGCCGATTTTCCCCGATGTGGGAGTTATCAACCCCCGTTGGAGGACA TAGAACGTTTCAAGGCAAAAAAA AGGGGTAGCAAAACTTTCGCCAAAACGGACGATGAGACGAAGCACATGATCGTGTGA